From Oncorhynchus mykiss isolate Arlee chromosome 6, USDA_OmykA_1.1, whole genome shotgun sequence, the proteins below share one genomic window:
- the LOC118936658 gene encoding uncharacterized protein LOC118936658, with translation MVSQVMYSVDSDAESRGSSPTESLQTSEPTISDVGNLLSGKSSPRLSPSCTIMAKSETSNAAQILKANIDGEEVDTTSHSGVAQNIVRDDMSTSPDMVKDVTLPTPSSDNLGSDDDVTGLISMLVMRILTEIQTPAEDYPVDVTRKSQDLIPKVMEVFCAWSGCSETQAYPENLRIHKVYRVVYKNLLEEFGSEKILQQAVSTQDSSFDRILVKSLSEALLHRCNEALRAASRTSVKTTGPKALPLAEDVRASSGKLSFLQRLVRLTSNLKLFKKGNKKDSHRSESEQVQTTAEDGMLPSIVPHAAMSALPKDLPASSQQETPHKRPLLVRMFSAISKGLFKPFKQSLKTK, from the exons ATGGTAAGCCAGGTCATGTACTCTGTGGATTCTGATGCAGAAAGTAGAGGATCCTCTCCAACTGAATCTCTCCAAACATCTGAACCCACTATATCTGATGTAGGCAATCTATTGAGTGGCAAGTCCTCCCCTCGGCTGTCTCCTTCTTGCACCATTATGGCAAAAAGCGAGACCTCCAATGCAGCACAAATCTTGAAGGCCAACATTGATGGAGAGGAAGTGGATACCACCAGTCATTCTGGTGTAGCTCAAAACATTGTCAGGGACGATATGTCAACCAGCCCAGACATGGTCAAAGATGTCACACTTCCAACCCCATCCTCTGATAACTTGGGCAGTGATGATGACGTCACcggcctcatcagcatgttagtAATGAGAATTCTAACAGAAATCCAAACCCCAGCAGAAGATTACCCAGTTGACGTCACACGCAAGTCACAAGACCTGATCCCTAAAGTTATGGAGGTcttctgtgcatggtcaggctgctctgagacaCAAGCCTATCCAGAGAACTTGAGGATTCATAAAGTCTACAGAGTCGTCTATAAAAATCTGTTGGAGGAGTTTGGCTCTGAGAAAATCCTCCAACAggccgtgtcgactcaggactcTTCATTTGATAGGATTCTTGTCAAGTCTTTGAGTGAAGCGCTTCTCCACAGATGTAATGAGGCATTGAGGGCAGCCTCAAGAACATCAGTCAAAACCACCGGGCCTAAGGCTCTTCCACTGGCTGAGGATGTGAGGGCTAGCAGCGGGAAACTATCTTTTCTACAAAGGCTGGTCAGGCTGACAAGCAACTTAAAG CTATTCAAGAAGGGGAACAAGAAGGATTCCCACCGCTCTGAATCAGAACAAGTACAGACCACTGCTGAAGATGGCATGC tGCCCAGCATAGTGCCACATGCTGCCATGTCTGCACTGCCAAAGGATCTCCCCGCCAGCTCCCAACAGGAGACGCCTCACAAACGTCCACTTCTCGTCAGGATGTTTTCTGCCATCTCCAAAGGCCTGTTCAAGCCCTTCAAACAGTCCTTAAAGACCAAGTAA